DNA sequence from the Armatimonadota bacterium genome:
AAACCCCAGGCTCACGAGCCAGGTGAGCAGTACCCCGTAGAAGGCGAGCCCGAACAGAAAGCCAACCCCCGCAGCAGGAGCCGGGCGCACTCCCCGCAGGGCCAGGAGCAACGGCACGAGCGCTCCCCACGCGAGCGGCCACCACCCGGGGTGGGGGAAGCTCAAAGCCAGTAGGACGCCCGAGAGGACGGCGGCCCCGTACCTGGACCGGGCAGGACCTGCAGCCGGCCAGGGTCGGCCAACCCCTGCGGCCTTCCGCGCGCCGGCAGGCAGGGGAGGAGTCAGGATGCCCCGCACGAGGCAACTATAACACGGCGGGACGTGACCACCGCACGGGCGGTCTTCCTTGACCTCTAGGCAACCGGCCAATAGAATTATTACGTGATATAACTCGATACATCTTGGAGGTTGTCATGTTCGCCCGACCCTGGGGGCCCTGGCCCCGCGGACGGGTGGTCGGTCGCGGGGATCTCAAGTACCTGATTCTGGACGTTCTCAAGGACCGCCCGATGCACGGCTACGACGTCCTGCGGGCCCTCCAGGAACGGTTCGGCGGCTTCTACGCCCCCAGTCCGGGAGCGGTGTACCCCACCCTGCAGATGCTGGAGGACATGGGCTACCTGTCCTCGACCCTGCAGGATGGCAAACGCGTGTACGCCCTTACCGAGGAGGGGCGCAGGCTCCTTGAAGAGGGCAAGGCGATGGTCAAGGGGGTCGAGGAGCGGTTCGGGGACTGGCGGTGCCGGTGGGCATCCGTGTACCGGGAGTTGTGGGAGTTGGGGATGATCCTGCGCCGCGTGGGGCCGTGGAGGCACCCGAAGCCTGAGCAGCTGGAGCGCGTGCGCGAGATCCTCGTGCGGGCCCGGACGGAGGTGGAGGCCGTGCTGCGGGAGGACCTGACGTGATCCGGCTGGAGTTCTTTCACCGGATCAACGCGGACCTGATGGCGACCCGGCCCTTCGA
Encoded proteins:
- a CDS encoding PadR family transcriptional regulator produces the protein MFARPWGPWPRGRVVGRGDLKYLILDVLKDRPMHGYDVLRALQERFGGFYAPSPGAVYPTLQMLEDMGYLSSTLQDGKRVYALTEEGRRLLEEGKAMVKGVEERFGDWRCRWASVYRELWELGMILRRVGPWRHPKPEQLERVREILVRARTEVEAVLREDLT